The Stegostoma tigrinum isolate sSteTig4 chromosome 41, sSteTig4.hap1, whole genome shotgun sequence genome has a window encoding:
- the LOC125448544 gene encoding uncharacterized protein LOC125448544 isoform X1, translated as MQLAPRGLSDPSSPLSPLPTTSPLAGFKTETERVTGRKVSSDTPGNALRCYSCTGHKCTPTRMKEVNCGEDQVCMTVSTWGSHDEVTFEHSCVPSETCTNISFDLGSNKKVISCCNRDLCNTRPDNQKNSQMCFGCLQVLNDFKCNKSGQVQCWGSQTKCGRLEHVVRNAGRNLTIDFQGCLSESICHLNSTQAMFGVELGKSFECCDGNLCNGVVRTEMGALCFLIVSLYLLLIRHD; from the exons ATGCAATTGGCTCCAAGAGGACTTTCTGACccttcctctcccctctcccccctccccacaacatCTCCTTTGGCCGGTTTTAAAACGGAAACCGAGAGAGTCACGGGTCGTAAAGTATCTTCGGACACCCCAG GGAATGCACTCAGGTGCTACAGTTGCACAGGTCACAAGTGTACCCCTACAAGAATGAAAGAGGTGAACTGTGGAGAGGATCAAGTGTGCATGACCGTATCAACATGGGGGTCCCACG ACGAGGTGACCTTTGAGCATTCCTGTGTTCCCTCCGAAACCTGTACAAACATCAGCTTCGACCTCGGCTCCAACAAGAAAGTTATCAGTTGCTGTAATCGGGATCTGTGTAACACCAGACCGG ATAACCAAAAGAACAGCCAGATGTGTTTCGGGTGTTTGCAAGTGCTGAACGATTTTAAGTGCAACAAATCCGGGCAAGTGCAGTGCTGGGGGTCACAGACCAAGTGTGGAAGACTGGAACATGTTGTCAGAAATG CTGGTCGCAATTTAACAATCGACTTTCAAGGATGTCTTTCTGAATCGATTTGCCATCTGAACTCCACCCAGGCAATGTTTGGCGTGGAACTTGGGAAAAGCTTTGAGTGTTGCGATGGAAATCTGTGCAATGGAGTTGTGAGAACGGAGATGGGAGCACTCTGCTTTCTCATCGTGAGCCTATACCTGCTCCTCATCAGGCATGATTGA
- the LOC125448544 gene encoding prostate stem cell antigen isoform X2: MQFLSALILALSMFPGHGNALRCYSCTGHKCTPTRMKEVNCGEDQVCMTVSTWGSHDEVTFEHSCVPSETCTNISFDLGSNKKVISCCNRDLCNTRPDNQKNSQMCFGCLQVLNDFKCNKSGQVQCWGSQTKCGRLEHVVRNAGRNLTIDFQGCLSESICHLNSTQAMFGVELGKSFECCDGNLCNGVVRTEMGALCFLIVSLYLLLIRHD; the protein is encoded by the exons ATGCAGTTCCTATCCGCTCTCATCCTCGCCCTCTCTATGTTCCCAGGCCATG GGAATGCACTCAGGTGCTACAGTTGCACAGGTCACAAGTGTACCCCTACAAGAATGAAAGAGGTGAACTGTGGAGAGGATCAAGTGTGCATGACCGTATCAACATGGGGGTCCCACG ACGAGGTGACCTTTGAGCATTCCTGTGTTCCCTCCGAAACCTGTACAAACATCAGCTTCGACCTCGGCTCCAACAAGAAAGTTATCAGTTGCTGTAATCGGGATCTGTGTAACACCAGACCGG ATAACCAAAAGAACAGCCAGATGTGTTTCGGGTGTTTGCAAGTGCTGAACGATTTTAAGTGCAACAAATCCGGGCAAGTGCAGTGCTGGGGGTCACAGACCAAGTGTGGAAGACTGGAACATGTTGTCAGAAATG CTGGTCGCAATTTAACAATCGACTTTCAAGGATGTCTTTCTGAATCGATTTGCCATCTGAACTCCACCCAGGCAATGTTTGGCGTGGAACTTGGGAAAAGCTTTGAGTGTTGCGATGGAAATCTGTGCAATGGAGTTGTGAGAACGGAGATGGGAGCACTCTGCTTTCTCATCGTGAGCCTATACCTGCTCCTCATCAGGCATGATTGA